From a single Phaenicophaeus curvirostris isolate KB17595 chromosome 8, BPBGC_Pcur_1.0, whole genome shotgun sequence genomic region:
- the DR1 gene encoding protein Dr1: MASSSGNDDDLTIPRAAINKMIKETLPNVRVANDARELVVNCCTEFIHLISSEANEICNKSEKKTISPEHVIQALESLGFGSYISEVKEVLQECKTVALKRRKASSRLENLGIPEEELLRQQQELFAKARQQQAELAQQEWLQMQQAAQQAQLAAASASASNQAGSSQDEDDEDDI, translated from the exons ATGGCTTCGTCGTCAGGTAACGACGACGACCTGACCATCCCGCGCGCTGCCATCAACAAGATGATCAAGGAGACGCTGCCTAATGTCCGCGTGGCCAACGACGCGCGGGAGCTGGTGGTGAACTGCTGCACCGAGTTCATCCACCTCATCTCCTCCGAGGCCAACGAGATCTGCAACAAGTCGGAGAAGAAGACCATTTCCCCGGAGCACGTCATACAAG CACTAGAAAGTTTGGGGTTTGGCTCCTACATCAGTGAAGTGAAAGAAGTCTTGCAAGAATGCAAAACAGTAGCACTAAAGAGAAGAAAGGCCAGTTCACGCTTGGAGAACCTTGGCATTCCAGAAGAAGAGCTTCTAAGGCAGCAACAGGAATTATTTGCAAAA GCTAGACAGCAGCAAGCAGAACTAGCGCAGCAGGAATGGCTACAGATGCAGCAAGCAGCTCAACAGGCACAGCTTGCTGCGGCCTCGGCCAGCGCATCCAACCAGGCAGGATCCTCTcaggatgaagatgatgaagatgatATTTGA
- the LOC138723557 gene encoding retinol dehydrogenase 8-like isoform X2, producing MARRNVLITGCSSGIGLALAVKMAKDEQKRFKVYATMRNLTKKEPLEEAAGRRLGKTLEIKQLDVCDEQSIKTCVNSIPDRRIDVLGNNAGMGLIGPIECQTIDEMKTVMDTNFFGLVRLLKEILPDMKRRKSGHIVIISSVMGIQGILFNDVYAASKFAVEGFCESLAIQALKFKLQLSLIEPGPVITEFERKVFEDGMKMDLSAADEETAEMFTNIYLKNYKQIFQSLGQSAEDVAEHTIKIILAENPPFRHQTNTLYTPMTTLKYADPNGDLPIDIFYKMVFHHDKIFSASLNFIKLLRWRSRKSFDLGKPSQ from the exons ATGGCAAGAAGAAATGTCCTCATTACAGGTTGCTCCTCGGGAATTGGACTGGCTTTAGCAGTAAAAATGGCAAAAGATGAACAGAAAAGATTTAAAG TGTATGCCACAATGCGGAATCTGACCAAGAAGGAGCCACTCGAGGAAGCTGCAGGCCGCAGACTGGGCAAAACCCTCGAAATTAAACAACTGGATGTCTGTGATGAGCAGTCTATTAAAACCTGTGTGAACAGTATCCCCGACAGGAGGATTGATGTCCTAGGCAA CAATGCTGGAATGGGGCTCATCGGACCTATTGAATGTCAGACCATAGATGAGATGAAAACCGTGATGGATACCAACTTCTTTGGACTGGTTCGGCTCCTGAAGGAGATTTTGCCTGAcatgaagaggagaaagagcgGGCATATAGTTATAATAAGCAGTGTCATGGGAATACAAG GTATCTTATTTAATGACGTTTATGCTGCATCTAAGTTTGCTGTAGAAGGATTCTGTGAAAGTTTGGCTATACAAGCACTCAAGTTCAAACTGCA GTTGAGTTTGATTGAGCCGGGCCCGGTGATTACAGAGTTTGAAAGAAAAGTGTTTGAAGACGGAATGAAAATGGATCTTTCAGCTGCAGATGAAGAAACAGCTGAGATGTTTACTAATATTTATCTTAAAAATTACAAACAGATTTTCCAGAGCCTGGGGCAGAGTGCTGAAGATGTGGCAGAG CATACAATAAAGATAATTCTTGCAGAAAACCCACCCTTTCGCCACCAGACCAACACCTTGTACACACCGATGACAACACTGAAATACGCAGATCCGAACGGAGATCTACCCATTGACATCTTCTACAAAATGGTTTTTCATCATGACAAAATCTTCAGCGCAAGTCTGAACTTTATCAAATTGCTAAGGTGGAGAAGTAGAAAGAGTTTTGACCTGGGGAAACCGTCACAATGA
- the LOC138723557 gene encoding retinol dehydrogenase 8-like isoform X1 — MARRNVLITGCSSGIGLALAVKMAKDEQKRFKVYATMRNLTKKEPLEEAAGRRLGKTLEIKQLDVCDEQSIKTCVNSIPDRRIDVLVSNAGMGLIGPIECQTIDEMKTVMDTNFFGLVRLLKEILPDMKRRKSGHIVIISSVMGIQGILFNDVYAASKFAVEGFCESLAIQALKFKLQLSLIEPGPVITEFERKVFEDGMKMDLSAADEETAEMFTNIYLKNYKQIFQSLGQSAEDVAEHTIKIILAENPPFRHQTNTLYTPMTTLKYADPNGDLPIDIFYKMVFHHDKIFSASLNFIKLLRWRSRKSFDLGKPSQ; from the exons ATGGCAAGAAGAAATGTCCTCATTACAGGTTGCTCCTCGGGAATTGGACTGGCTTTAGCAGTAAAAATGGCAAAAGATGAACAGAAAAGATTTAAAG TGTATGCCACAATGCGGAATCTGACCAAGAAGGAGCCACTCGAGGAAGCTGCAGGCCGCAGACTGGGCAAAACCCTCGAAATTAAACAACTGGATGTCTGTGATGAGCAGTCTATTAAAACCTGTGTGAACAGTATCCCCGACAGGAGGATTGATGTCCTAG TTAGCAATGCTGGAATGGGGCTCATCGGACCTATTGAATGTCAGACCATAGATGAGATGAAAACCGTGATGGATACCAACTTCTTTGGACTGGTTCGGCTCCTGAAGGAGATTTTGCCTGAcatgaagaggagaaagagcgGGCATATAGTTATAATAAGCAGTGTCATGGGAATACAAG GTATCTTATTTAATGACGTTTATGCTGCATCTAAGTTTGCTGTAGAAGGATTCTGTGAAAGTTTGGCTATACAAGCACTCAAGTTCAAACTGCA GTTGAGTTTGATTGAGCCGGGCCCGGTGATTACAGAGTTTGAAAGAAAAGTGTTTGAAGACGGAATGAAAATGGATCTTTCAGCTGCAGATGAAGAAACAGCTGAGATGTTTACTAATATTTATCTTAAAAATTACAAACAGATTTTCCAGAGCCTGGGGCAGAGTGCTGAAGATGTGGCAGAG CATACAATAAAGATAATTCTTGCAGAAAACCCACCCTTTCGCCACCAGACCAACACCTTGTACACACCGATGACAACACTGAAATACGCAGATCCGAACGGAGATCTACCCATTGACATCTTCTACAAAATGGTTTTTCATCATGACAAAATCTTCAGCGCAAGTCTGAACTTTATCAAATTGCTAAGGTGGAGAAGTAGAAAGAGTTTTGACCTGGGGAAACCGTCACAATGA